The DNA region CCGCGAGCGCAACCTGGCGATGGTGTTCCAGAACTACGCGCTCTACCCGCACCTCACGGTCTACGAGAACATCGCGTTCCCGCTCCGGCTGGCCAAGACCTCCGACGAGGAGGTGGACAAGCTGGTGCGCGAGGCGTCGGCGACCCTGGAGCTCGACGAGCACCTGGAGCGCAAGCCCGGCAACCTCTCCGGTGGCCAGCGGCAGCGGGTCGCGATGGGGCGGGCGATCGTCCGGCAGGCGGACGCGTTCCTCTTCGACGAGCCGCTCTCCAACCTCGACGCCAAGCTGCGCGGCCAGATGCGCACCGAGATCTCCCGGCTGCAGAAGCGGCTCGGCATCACCACGGTCTACGTCACCCACGACCAGACCGAGGCGATGACCCTCGGGGACCGGGTCGCGGTGCTCAAGCGAGGCCTGCTGCAGCAGCTCGCCACGCCGCGGGAGCTCTACGAGAACCCGGGCAACCTGTTCGTGGCCGGCTTCATCGGCTCACCGCCGATGAACTTCCTGCCGGCCACCGTGGAGGGCACCACCGTCGACTTGCCCTTCGGCAAGGTCGAGATCCCCCCGGAGAAGGCGGAGAAGGCCGCCGGGAAGGGGCTGCTCATCGCCGGGATCCGGCCCGAGCACTTCGAGGACGCCACGCTGGCCTCGGAGGAGGGCCGCGCCGGCTCGACGTTCCGGGCCCCGGTGGACGTGGTGGAGTGGCTGGGCAACGAGACCTACGCCTACCTCCCGTTCGAGTCGCCGGGCGAGGTCACGAAGCAGCTCCAGCAGCTCGAGCAGGACCTCGACGGCGAGGCGCTTCGGACCCAGCTGGTGGTGTCGCTGGACGGCGCGAGCCGGATCGCGGAGGGGGAGGAGGCCGAGATCTGGGTGGACGGACGCCGGATGCACCTGTTCGACCCCGCCACGGGCGAGAACCTGACCGTGGACCGTGAGCGCGCGGGCCGGATCCCGGGGCCGAGGTGGAGGCGACGGCCGCGGGCTGAGGCTCGGCTCCGCACGGGTCTCACGGCGCCGGGCACCGGGCCTCAGGGGTTCGAGGGCCCGGCTTCAGCTGACCGGAGGCCGGGTGCCGAAGGTGCGGTCCGCGTTGCGTCGGATCGCGGCGGTGAAGGTGTCGTACAGGGCGGCCGGCAGGTCGTGCCCCATCCCCGTGATCAGCACCAGCTCGGCGCCGTGCGCGGCCGCGGCGGTGGCCCGTCCACCGGAGACGTCGACCATCTTGTCGGCCGTCCCGTGCAGCACCAGCACCGGCATGGTGAGCGACCCCAGCGCCTTGGTGCGGTCGGGCTGGGTGGTGATCGCGGCCATCTGCCGCAGCACGCCGGCCGGGTCCACCCCACGGTCGAAGGTGTCCCCGGCCCGCCGGCTCAGCGCCGCGTCGTCGCCGGGGTAGGCGGGGGAGCCGATCACCTTCCACAGCCGCAGGCTGGACTCCACGTAGGCCTCCCGGGTGTCGCGGCGGCGACGGAAGAGCATCGGCAGCAGCTGCGGGTGCTGGTGGCCGACGCTGCGCCGACCCGTGGTCGACATGATGCTGGTCAGGCTGAGCACCCGCTCCGGCGCGGCGATCGCCATGCTCTGCGCGATCATCCCGCCCATCGACGCCCCGGCGACATGGGCGGCCGGGATGCCGAGGTGATCGAGCAGACCGAACGCGTCCTGGGTCAGGTCCGCGATCCGGTACGGCGTGGGCGCGCGGCCGGTCAGAAAGCCACGCGCGAGCGTGCCCATGCCCAGCGCCGGCCCGCGCGTGGTGGAGCGCCCGATGTCGCGGTTGTCGTAGCGGATCACGAAGAAGCCCGCGGCCGCCAGCCGCCGGCACAGCTGCTCGTCCCACCAGATCATCGGTCCGCCGAGGCCCATCACCAGCAGGAGTGGGTCGTCGTCGGGGTCGCCGAAGGTCTGGTAGCAGAGCTCGATGCCGTTGCGCAGGGGCGCGAAGAGCTCCTCGGAGGCGCTCACCTCGATCGTCATGCGTCCCAGTGTGCCGAATGGGGTTTGCGTCGCGTTTCAACGACGTAACATGACTGATGTGACTCAGATCATGGCGTCGTTCCTGATGCCGGACGGCTACGGGCGTCCGCCCCTGGCCGCGCTGCTCAAGGAGGGCACGCTGGTCGGGGAGGCGGGCAGGCTGGCCGTGCACCGGTCGGCGGGGCGTCGCGCGCGACGTCGCAGCTCCTACACGCAGCGGGCGGTCGCACGTCGTACCGACCCGGTGCTGCTGGTGCCCGGGTTCCTCGCCGGTGACTGGACCATGGCCGCGCTCGCGCGCAGCCTGCGCGACCAGGGCTACCGCACCTACCGGTCCGGGATCCACGCCAACGTCGGGTGCGTGCTGGACGCCGCAGCGCTGGTCGAGGCCCGGCTCGAGCACATCGCGGCGCGCCGGGACGCCAAGGTGCAGATCGTCGGGCACAGCCTCGGCGGCATGATCGCCCGCGGCATCGCGGTCCGGCGGCCGGACCTGGTCGCCGGCATCGTCACGCTCGGCTCGCCGATGAAGGCGCCGGCTGCGCACCACGCCCTGCTCAGCGGCGGGGTGCGGACGCTGGGCCGGCTCAGCGACCTCGGCACGCCGGGGCTGATGTCGAGTGAGTGCGTGGCCGGAGCCTGCGCCGAGGCGGCCTTCACCGAGAGCCAGCTGCCGCCCGAAGGCGTGCTGATGACGAACATCTACTCCAAGGGCGACGGAATCGTCGACTGGCGCGCCTGCATCGACCCCGAGGGGCGTGCGGTGCAGGTCAAGGGCTCCCACATCGGACTGGTGGTCGACCCGCGGGTCACCGGGCGCGTGCTGGAGGCCCTCGCCCTGCAGGCCTCGGTCGCACCGGCGGCCCTGCACGTGGCGGGCTCCGCCACCGCCTGACCGCCGTGGTCCGGCGACGGGACCTGGGCCGCGGCGCCGGCCGGCCAGCAGGCCAGCCGGCTCAGTCGAAGTCGATGGAGGAGAAGCTCCGCAGCTTCTGCAGCTGGTGGTCGGAGGTGATGGTGCGGATGGTGCCGCTGCGGGACCGCATCACCAGCGACTGGGTCTGCGCGCCGCCGGCCCGGTAGCGCACGCCCTTGAGCAGCTCGCCGTCGGTGATGCCGGTGGCGACGAAGAAGCAGTCGTCCCCGGTGACCAGGTCGTCGGTGGTGAGCACGTGCTCCGGGTCGAGGTTGTGTCCGGCGTCGATGGCGCGCTGGCGCTCGTCGTCGTCGGCGGGCCACAGCCGGCCCTGGATCACGCCGCCGATGCACTTCATGGCGCAGGCGGTGATGATCCCCTCGGGGGTGCCGCCGATGCCCATCAGCAGGTC from Nocardioides sambongensis includes:
- a CDS encoding esterase/lipase family protein gives rise to the protein MTDVTQIMASFLMPDGYGRPPLAALLKEGTLVGEAGRLAVHRSAGRRARRRSSYTQRAVARRTDPVLLVPGFLAGDWTMAALARSLRDQGYRTYRSGIHANVGCVLDAAALVEARLEHIAARRDAKVQIVGHSLGGMIARGIAVRRPDLVAGIVTLGSPMKAPAAHHALLSGGVRTLGRLSDLGTPGLMSSECVAGACAEAAFTESQLPPEGVLMTNIYSKGDGIVDWRACIDPEGRAVQVKGSHIGLVVDPRVTGRVLEALALQASVAPAALHVAGSATA
- a CDS encoding alpha/beta fold hydrolase, which codes for MTIEVSASEELFAPLRNGIELCYQTFGDPDDDPLLLVMGLGGPMIWWDEQLCRRLAAAGFFVIRYDNRDIGRSTTRGPALGMGTLARGFLTGRAPTPYRIADLTQDAFGLLDHLGIPAAHVAGASMGGMIAQSMAIAAPERVLSLTSIMSTTGRRSVGHQHPQLLPMLFRRRRDTREAYVESSLRLWKVIGSPAYPGDDAALSRRAGDTFDRGVDPAGVLRQMAAITTQPDRTKALGSLTMPVLVLHGTADKMVDVSGGRATAAAAHGAELVLITGMGHDLPAALYDTFTAAIRRNADRTFGTRPPVS